The Thalassoroseus pseudoceratinae genome has a segment encoding these proteins:
- a CDS encoding helix-turn-helix domain-containing protein, with product MKFGLRVRELRAQEGLTQQELADRMGVSVSYISKVENQKLQFGEYPSEKFIHKLAEELQADEDELLLLADKVPVEIRKRIQQRPEAFRAFADLDDEAMDRMLKAITRTKR from the coding sequence ATGAAATTCGGACTCCGTGTTCGGGAACTTCGTGCCCAGGAAGGCTTAACCCAGCAGGAACTCGCAGACCGCATGGGGGTGAGCGTCAGCTACATCTCCAAGGTCGAGAATCAGAAGTTGCAGTTTGGCGAGTATCCCTCGGAGAAGTTCATTCACAAACTGGCAGAAGAACTGCAAGCAGACGAGGACGAGCTTCTGCTGCTTGCTGACAAAGTGCCGGTTGAAATTCGGAAACGGATTCAACAACGCCCGGAAGCGTTTCGTGCGTTTGCTGATCTGGACGATGAAGCGATGGACCGCATGTTGAAGGCAATCACTCGAACTAAGCGGTAG
- a CDS encoding SNF2-related protein yields MTPYHCQFWAHLLTLKGAGGSIDNLTRSISNARVDLNPHQVDAALFALRSPLSKGAILADEVGLGKTIEAGIVLAQRWAERKRRILLIVPATLRKQWQQELEEKFYLPSVVLDGPLFRRMQKAGNSNPLMQDDKIVICSYHFVSAKETSVKGVPWDLVVIDEAHRLRNVYKPQNRMARRIAESIGPAHTLLLTATPLQNSLMELYGLVSVIDEHVFGDAASFRDQFVRAGSEAERNHQLRNRLNPVCIRTLRKQVTEYVSYTKRIPITQDFTPSDDEHRLYESVSTFLQRDSLVSLPASQRHLITLVLRKLLASSTFAISGTLQSLVSRLRDMQANLPAEQPEPSSEPESELDDDSDSLLIDESEFETLGELADEWDSDEPVVIANDQPTPPAPAQQASVKQTDEYIDPKLLEEELQELLGFSKLASQITINAKGEALIPALETAFARATELGAQRKAVIFTESRRTQSYLFDLLTERGYEGQLVLMNGSNADPLSKRIYEAWLKRHAGQECVSGSKSVDIKAAIVEEFKDRASILIATEAAAEGVNLQFCSLVVNFDLPWNPQRIEQRIGRCHRYGQKHDVVVVNFLNRRNQADERVFELLSEKFKLFDGVFGASDQVLGALESGVDIERRIAAVYQNCREPEQIAAAFDSIQSDLDDEIQTRMEDTRQVLLENFDEEVAARLKVHRDRTLESLSERERWLLNLTRSELNGEAVFDSTEPRFRYTGNAASPGYYHFDWRKANDNGDTFYRQGHPLATSLIDRAQGRKLDNATLTFNYGAYGSVVSVLEPLIGTSGWLELSKLTITSLDTEEFLLLSGVTDDGGELDAEICSKLLTIPAAVGNGVNGTPPDFSNIRDAEMTKRVQEVEQRNMRHFDEEVLKLDHWSDDLKHGLEREIKELDKEIREARKVAALAGSLSEKLEAQKQIKTLEKDRKEKRKRLYDAQDEIDTRRDELIERIEVQLGQKKNISPLFCIRWTLTNN; encoded by the coding sequence ATGACGCCCTACCATTGTCAGTTCTGGGCCCACCTGCTCACGCTCAAAGGGGCAGGTGGCAGCATCGACAACCTGACACGTTCGATCTCGAACGCACGAGTTGACCTGAATCCCCATCAGGTCGATGCGGCTCTCTTTGCGCTCCGTTCACCGTTATCGAAAGGTGCGATCCTGGCCGACGAAGTTGGCTTGGGGAAGACCATCGAAGCGGGAATAGTGCTGGCCCAGCGTTGGGCCGAACGGAAACGGCGAATCTTGCTGATTGTGCCTGCAACATTGCGTAAGCAATGGCAGCAGGAGCTTGAAGAAAAGTTCTACCTGCCGTCTGTCGTTCTCGACGGCCCTTTGTTTCGGCGCATGCAGAAGGCAGGAAATAGCAACCCGCTAATGCAGGATGACAAAATCGTCATCTGCTCGTACCACTTCGTCTCTGCGAAAGAAACCAGTGTCAAAGGTGTTCCGTGGGACTTGGTGGTGATCGACGAAGCCCATCGACTGAGGAACGTCTACAAGCCACAGAACAGGATGGCCAGACGGATTGCCGAGTCCATCGGCCCGGCTCACACGCTGCTACTGACGGCGACTCCGCTACAAAACTCTTTGATGGAACTCTACGGCTTGGTGAGTGTCATCGACGAACACGTTTTCGGTGACGCTGCCTCATTCCGTGATCAATTCGTTCGAGCCGGAAGCGAAGCCGAACGCAATCATCAGCTACGCAATCGACTAAACCCCGTTTGCATTCGCACGCTGAGAAAGCAAGTCACGGAGTACGTCTCGTACACGAAGCGAATTCCAATCACGCAGGACTTCACGCCATCCGACGATGAGCATCGCCTGTATGAAAGCGTTTCTACGTTCCTCCAACGTGACTCACTCGTTTCGCTTCCAGCGAGTCAACGCCACCTGATCACTTTGGTCCTGCGAAAGCTCCTTGCTTCGTCAACCTTCGCTATTTCTGGCACGTTGCAAAGTCTTGTCAGCCGCTTGCGTGACATGCAAGCCAACCTGCCTGCTGAGCAGCCGGAGCCTTCGTCAGAGCCGGAATCGGAACTCGATGACGATTCTGACTCGTTGTTGATCGATGAATCCGAGTTTGAAACCCTCGGAGAGTTAGCCGACGAATGGGATTCCGACGAACCAGTCGTCATTGCCAATGATCAACCTACTCCGCCTGCACCAGCACAACAGGCCTCTGTCAAGCAAACCGACGAGTACATAGACCCCAAGTTACTCGAAGAAGAATTACAAGAGCTTTTGGGTTTCTCCAAGCTGGCTAGTCAAATCACCATCAATGCGAAGGGGGAGGCGCTGATTCCTGCTTTGGAGACTGCCTTTGCGAGGGCCACCGAACTTGGGGCTCAGCGTAAAGCGGTCATCTTTACAGAGTCACGGCGCACGCAAAGCTATCTGTTCGACCTACTGACTGAACGTGGATACGAAGGTCAACTGGTCTTGATGAATGGCTCGAACGCCGATCCGTTGTCGAAGCGAATCTACGAGGCGTGGCTGAAGCGTCATGCAGGGCAGGAATGCGTCAGTGGCTCCAAGTCGGTGGACATCAAAGCTGCGATTGTCGAGGAGTTCAAGGACCGTGCTTCGATCTTGATTGCGACGGAAGCAGCCGCAGAAGGTGTCAATCTGCAATTCTGCTCGCTGGTTGTGAACTTTGATCTGCCGTGGAACCCGCAGCGGATTGAACAGCGGATCGGGCGTTGCCATCGATACGGCCAGAAACATGATGTCGTCGTCGTCAACTTCCTGAACAGACGGAATCAAGCAGATGAGCGTGTCTTTGAACTGCTCAGCGAGAAGTTCAAGTTGTTCGACGGCGTATTCGGGGCCAGCGATCAGGTCTTGGGTGCATTGGAGTCTGGCGTTGACATCGAGCGCCGTATCGCAGCCGTTTACCAGAATTGCAGAGAGCCGGAACAGATCGCTGCTGCATTTGACTCGATCCAGTCCGACTTGGACGACGAAATTCAGACACGGATGGAAGACACCCGACAGGTGTTGCTGGAGAACTTCGATGAAGAAGTCGCTGCCCGCTTGAAGGTGCATCGAGACAGAACTCTGGAGAGCCTATCTGAACGAGAACGCTGGCTTCTCAACCTCACTCGTAGCGAGTTGAATGGCGAGGCCGTCTTTGATTCTACTGAGCCACGCTTCAGGTACACGGGGAATGCTGCTAGTCCCGGCTACTACCATTTTGACTGGCGCAAAGCGAACGACAACGGCGACACCTTCTATCGCCAGGGACACCCACTGGCGACCAGTCTCATCGACCGTGCCCAGGGTCGAAAGCTGGATAATGCCACGCTGACCTTCAACTACGGGGCCTACGGCTCGGTCGTGAGCGTCTTGGAACCTTTGATTGGTACATCGGGCTGGCTCGAACTCTCCAAGCTGACGATCACGTCACTCGACACGGAAGAATTTCTACTGCTTTCTGGCGTGACCGATGATGGTGGTGAACTGGACGCTGAAATATGCAGCAAGCTGCTCACGATCCCAGCAGCAGTCGGCAATGGCGTGAATGGAACACCCCCTGACTTCTCGAACATTCGAGATGCTGAAATGACCAAACGTGTCCAGGAGGTTGAGCAGCGTAACATGCGGCATTTTGACGAAGAAGTGCTGAAGTTGGATCACTGGTCGGATGACTTGAAGCACGGACTGGAACGAGAGATCAAGGAACTCGACAAAGAGATTCGAGAAGCTCGCAAGGTAGCAGCGTTGGCTGGTTCACTGAGCGAGAAGCTCGAAGCTCAAAAGCAAATCAAGACGTTGGAGAAGGATCGCAAAGAGAAACGCAAACGTCTGTATGATGCTCAAGATGAGATCGACACTCGGCGGGATGAACTGATCGAGCGGATTGAAGTCCAGCTTGGTCAAAAGAAGAACATTTCGCCGCTGTTCTGCATTCGCTGGACGCTAACCAACAACTGA
- a CDS encoding site-specific DNA-methyltransferase: MARKQKLELTWIGKENRPRLEPRILLEDSQKSYHAAQRVSDDDIFDNRLIFGDNLLALKALEQEFTGEIKCVFIDPPYNTGSAFSHYDDGVEHSLWLSLMQQRIDLLHRLLAPEGSIWITIDDNESHYLKLLCDEVFGRRNFVANAIWQKKFAPQANAVGLSDSHDHILVYAKDKMQWAWNMLERTAESDARYLNPDDDPRGPWQSDNFTISLMGGQRGAQYAKTGESNNIFTIVTPSGRKVDPPKGRCWGTTESRYKELVADNRIWFGKDGKNVPRIKRFLSEVQSGIVAKTIWLRDEVGDNQEAKREVKQFNSDDVFATPKPERLLHRVISIASNEGDWVLDSFAGSGTTGAVAHKMNRRWIMVELGEHCHSHILPRMQMAIENNESTAVNKMVGWKGGGGFRYYKLAPSLLEEDEFGNWIINKKYNPEMLTEAMCKLEGFVYSPSNEFYWQHGHSTENDFIYITTQTLTREQLQKLSDEVGAKRSLLVCCGAFRVRKLEDFPNLTLKKIPRAVMSKCEWGKDDYSLEIKALPDAPEPEPDEFDEVLDALPKNTRKARKAMDQQKALFAMEDAE; this comes from the coding sequence ATGGCACGGAAACAGAAACTTGAACTGACATGGATCGGAAAAGAGAACCGGCCACGGTTGGAACCACGCATTCTCTTGGAAGACTCGCAGAAGTCGTATCACGCTGCGCAACGTGTCTCAGATGACGACATCTTCGACAACCGACTGATCTTTGGTGACAACCTTCTAGCGTTAAAAGCCCTTGAGCAGGAGTTCACAGGGGAAATCAAGTGTGTCTTTATCGACCCGCCTTACAACACTGGTTCTGCGTTTAGCCACTATGATGATGGCGTAGAGCATTCACTTTGGCTTTCATTGATGCAACAAAGAATTGACTTGCTTCATCGATTGCTTGCGCCGGAGGGCAGCATTTGGATAACCATCGATGACAACGAATCGCACTACCTCAAGTTGCTTTGCGATGAGGTATTCGGTCGGCGGAATTTTGTTGCCAATGCAATTTGGCAGAAGAAATTTGCCCCTCAGGCGAATGCTGTCGGGCTTTCCGATAGCCACGACCACATCCTGGTTTACGCCAAGGACAAAATGCAGTGGGCTTGGAATATGCTCGAAAGAACTGCCGAGTCTGATGCTCGCTATTTGAATCCTGACGATGATCCTAGGGGGCCGTGGCAATCAGACAACTTCACAATCAGTCTTATGGGCGGACAGCGAGGAGCGCAGTATGCGAAGACTGGTGAAAGCAACAATATCTTTACGATTGTCACTCCGTCTGGAAGAAAGGTTGATCCTCCAAAAGGACGCTGCTGGGGAACGACTGAATCCAGATATAAAGAACTTGTAGCCGACAATCGTATTTGGTTCGGCAAAGACGGCAAAAATGTTCCACGTATAAAACGATTTCTCAGCGAAGTGCAAAGTGGAATTGTTGCCAAGACGATTTGGCTTCGAGACGAAGTTGGTGACAACCAAGAAGCAAAAAGAGAAGTCAAGCAATTTAATTCCGACGACGTATTTGCGACGCCGAAGCCGGAACGCCTACTTCATCGAGTCATTTCAATCGCCAGCAACGAGGGAGATTGGGTGCTGGACTCTTTTGCGGGGTCCGGCACAACAGGCGCCGTGGCCCACAAGATGAACCGCCGCTGGATCATGGTTGAACTTGGAGAGCATTGCCACTCGCACATCCTTCCTCGAATGCAAATGGCAATCGAAAACAATGAAAGCACTGCGGTCAACAAGATGGTTGGCTGGAAGGGCGGCGGTGGATTTAGGTACTACAAGCTCGCTCCTTCGCTTCTCGAAGAAGATGAATTTGGCAACTGGATCATTAACAAGAAATACAATCCTGAGATGCTTACGGAAGCTATGTGCAAGCTCGAAGGATTCGTGTACTCACCAAGTAATGAGTTCTACTGGCAGCATGGGCACTCGACGGAAAACGACTTCATCTACATCACAACGCAAACATTGACTCGTGAGCAACTTCAGAAACTCAGCGACGAAGTAGGTGCTAAGCGAAGTCTACTCGTGTGCTGCGGTGCCTTTCGTGTTCGGAAACTCGAAGACTTTCCGAATCTGACTTTGAAAAAGATTCCACGAGCGGTCATGTCCAAATGCGAATGGGGCAAGGACGATTACAGCCTTGAGATCAAAGCATTACCCGATGCGCCGGAACCAGAGCCAGACGAGTTCGATGAAGTGCTAGATGCTCTACCCAAGAATACTCGCAAAGCTCGGAAGGCTATGGATCAACAGAAAGCACTCTTTGCGATGGAGGATGCAGAATGA
- a CDS encoding DEAD/DEAH box helicase, protein MNQHVNAIANRLSLRTPQRDSLEILARVCEIIDLDKDADLSQQLETIKSEFSTVEDFERDFPSLCFALATGVGKTRLMGAFIAYLHRAEKVRHFFVLAPNLTIYQKLIADFTPGNPKYVFQGIHEFATRPPQIITSDNYESGVGVRSGGVDSRGQGLLFDDAPIHVNIFNISKINSEVRGGKSPRIKRLNEYIGDSYFDYLAGLDDLVLLMDESHRYRASAGVKAINELKPILGLELTATPQVEKGSKTEKFKNAIYSYPLASALTDGYVKQPAVATRENFKVESYDEDGLEKLKLEDGVRVHEETKVQLEVYSRENGVKRVKPFMLVVARDTEHANALVKTIESDDFFDGAYKGKCITVHSKTKGEEKDEVVEQLLTVEDPKNPVEIVVHVNMLKEGWDVTNLYTIVPLRKADSRTLVEQSIGRGLRLPYGQRTGNGAVDRLTIVAHDKFQDIVDEANRGDSILVTGVVIGKDIPEKKSKVVEVVPKVVQVITGQTGTGSDNTKQKPLFTDEREVKVATTTLDIIKNEFERLPRSSDLKDPENQKKLIQRVKEEIKVPQAQLEGMEDQLKDEEVAEVVKKATETYVEMSIDIPRIVIVPTGERKCGYRDFDLDTKNINQKPVANDILIQTLRENHQYRLVSLASATEERLEDYLIRGLIDYDDISYDDDAKLLYKLCGQLIDKLKTYLSSEDDIRNVLLAFNQTYVRLIHAQMQDHFFEEATDYEVHISKGFETLRPSAFNAPEDETPRPFRQPVDEKKNIRSMLFGEFDKCLFPVQKFDSDTERRFAVILENDQAVSKWVKPNKGTFQIHYTGESNYEPDFVAETDEAFFLCEPKAEPEVEDEVVQAKARAAAEWCAHASSVSSKPWRYLLIPHTAVDESQTLGGLAAQYEVVGESKFQPATE, encoded by the coding sequence ATGAACCAGCATGTCAACGCCATCGCAAATCGTCTGAGCCTTAGAACGCCGCAACGGGACTCGCTGGAGATACTTGCCCGTGTCTGCGAGATCATCGACCTGGATAAGGATGCCGACCTTTCTCAGCAACTTGAAACTATCAAATCCGAATTCTCGACGGTTGAGGATTTCGAGCGGGATTTCCCTTCCCTGTGCTTCGCCCTGGCGACAGGTGTCGGAAAGACCCGTTTGATGGGAGCGTTCATCGCTTATCTGCATCGAGCCGAGAAAGTTAGGCATTTTTTCGTCTTAGCTCCCAACTTGACCATCTATCAAAAGCTGATCGCCGACTTCACGCCGGGCAATCCAAAGTATGTCTTTCAAGGAATCCACGAGTTTGCGACACGCCCGCCGCAGATCATCACGAGCGACAACTACGAAAGCGGCGTCGGAGTTCGCAGCGGCGGCGTCGATTCCCGTGGTCAAGGCTTGCTGTTCGACGATGCCCCAATTCATGTCAACATTTTCAATATATCGAAGATCAATTCCGAAGTTCGGGGTGGAAAGTCTCCTCGTATCAAGCGACTGAACGAATACATCGGCGACAGCTACTTCGATTATCTAGCGGGACTCGACGATCTTGTTCTGTTGATGGATGAATCCCATCGCTACCGTGCCAGCGCCGGTGTCAAAGCGATCAACGAACTCAAGCCGATCCTCGGTCTGGAACTGACAGCCACGCCACAGGTCGAGAAGGGAAGCAAGACTGAGAAGTTCAAGAATGCTATTTACAGTTACCCACTCGCATCCGCTCTGACGGATGGCTACGTCAAACAGCCCGCTGTCGCCACCAGAGAGAACTTCAAGGTCGAAAGTTACGACGAAGACGGTCTGGAGAAGCTGAAGTTAGAGGATGGTGTTCGAGTCCACGAAGAAACGAAGGTGCAACTCGAAGTCTACAGTCGTGAGAATGGCGTCAAGCGAGTCAAGCCATTCATGCTCGTCGTGGCCCGTGACACGGAACACGCCAACGCCCTGGTGAAGACGATTGAGTCAGACGACTTCTTCGACGGTGCATACAAAGGAAAGTGCATCACCGTCCACTCTAAGACCAAAGGCGAAGAAAAGGATGAGGTCGTTGAGCAACTATTGACAGTGGAAGACCCGAAGAACCCGGTTGAGATCGTGGTCCACGTCAACATGCTCAAGGAAGGCTGGGACGTAACGAATCTCTATACCATCGTCCCGCTTAGGAAGGCAGACTCACGAACCCTCGTTGAGCAGTCCATTGGACGTGGCCTGCGATTGCCTTATGGCCAACGCACAGGCAACGGAGCCGTGGACCGCCTGACCATCGTCGCCCACGACAAGTTTCAGGACATTGTTGATGAAGCGAATCGTGGCGACTCGATCCTCGTGACCGGCGTTGTCATAGGGAAAGACATTCCTGAAAAGAAATCCAAAGTTGTGGAAGTCGTTCCCAAGGTGGTGCAAGTAATCACCGGGCAAACCGGAACAGGTTCCGACAACACGAAGCAGAAGCCACTTTTCACCGACGAACGTGAAGTGAAGGTGGCGACCACAACATTGGACATCATCAAAAATGAGTTTGAGAGATTGCCAAGATCATCAGACCTTAAAGACCCGGAGAATCAAAAGAAGCTAATCCAACGAGTCAAGGAAGAAATCAAGGTTCCCCAGGCACAACTCGAAGGTATGGAGGACCAGTTGAAGGATGAAGAAGTGGCGGAAGTCGTGAAGAAAGCGACTGAAACCTACGTCGAGATGTCCATCGATATTCCTCGGATCGTGATTGTGCCAACCGGAGAGCGGAAGTGCGGCTACCGAGACTTCGACCTCGACACCAAAAATATCAATCAGAAGCCGGTCGCCAACGACATTCTCATTCAAACATTGAGAGAGAATCACCAGTACCGGCTAGTCAGTCTCGCATCGGCTACCGAGGAGCGATTGGAAGATTACCTCATCCGTGGCCTGATCGATTACGACGATATCAGCTACGACGACGATGCCAAACTGCTCTACAAACTCTGCGGCCAGTTGATTGACAAGCTCAAAACGTACCTGAGCAGCGAGGATGACATTCGCAACGTCCTGCTTGCCTTCAACCAAACCTATGTCCGCTTGATCCACGCCCAGATGCAGGATCATTTCTTCGAGGAAGCCACGGATTACGAGGTCCACATCAGCAAGGGCTTCGAGACGCTTCGACCAAGCGCTTTCAACGCTCCCGAAGATGAAACGCCACGACCGTTTCGACAGCCGGTGGATGAGAAGAAGAACATCCGGTCCATGCTGTTCGGTGAATTCGACAAGTGCCTGTTCCCCGTCCAGAAGTTCGACTCTGACACCGAACGCCGCTTCGCTGTCATCTTGGAGAACGATCAAGCCGTGTCGAAATGGGTGAAGCCCAACAAAGGCACTTTCCAGATTCACTACACGGGCGAGTCCAACTACGAACCTGACTTCGTGGCGGAAACAGACGAGGCGTTCTTCCTGTGCGAACCCAAGGCCGAGCCGGAGGTAGAGGACGAAGTAGTCCAAGCCAAAGCCCGTGCCGCTGCCGAGTGGTGCGCCCACGCCAGTAGCGTCAGCAGCAAGCCGTGGCGTTACCTCCTTATCCCCCACACCGCCGTCGATGAATCACAAACTCTCGGCGGTTTAGCCGCTCAGTACGAGGTCGTGGGGGAATCGAAGTTTCAACCCGCAACCGAGTAA
- a CDS encoding GIY-YIG nuclease family protein, with translation MPDGDPDGLRLVEKSNWTGVGVVFNRSIYKEVAHRPEFDRTGVYVLVGMSEDSALPTIYVGEGDSVKTRLDSHYSKKDFWDWVVFFVTKDSSLNKAHVKHLESRLLALAKEAKQCKLHSEQPSLPPTLSEAETADVESFLLDMLSIFPLLGLGVFEKTVTKKQPNDLLLIESKGIKASGYEDAKGFVVCSGSQLVKDEAATIHNYMSTMRKDLLEQGVTIAQEGCFVFAQDQVFSSPSTAAGVVLGRTANGRIEWKTKDGKTLKQLQGEATESSEED, from the coding sequence GTGCCTGACGGCGATCCAGACGGATTGCGGTTGGTCGAAAAGTCAAACTGGACTGGAGTAGGTGTCGTTTTCAATCGCAGTATCTACAAGGAAGTCGCTCATCGACCTGAGTTTGACCGAACGGGCGTCTACGTTCTCGTGGGAATGTCTGAGGACAGTGCATTGCCGACGATCTACGTCGGCGAGGGAGATTCGGTCAAAACACGTCTCGATTCCCATTACAGCAAGAAAGACTTTTGGGATTGGGTCGTGTTCTTCGTGACCAAGGACTCCAGCCTCAACAAGGCACACGTCAAACATCTGGAATCCCGTCTTCTGGCGTTGGCCAAAGAAGCGAAGCAGTGCAAGCTCCACAGCGAGCAGCCATCGCTTCCGCCAACACTCTCGGAGGCCGAAACTGCCGACGTTGAGAGTTTCCTCCTCGACATGCTTAGCATTTTCCCGCTTCTTGGCCTCGGCGTATTCGAGAAGACAGTCACAAAGAAGCAGCCGAATGATTTGCTGCTAATTGAATCCAAAGGAATCAAGGCCAGCGGATACGAGGACGCAAAGGGGTTCGTGGTATGCAGTGGGTCGCAACTCGTGAAAGACGAGGCAGCGACGATTCACAATTACATGTCAACGATGCGTAAGGACTTGCTGGAGCAAGGAGTCACCATTGCTCAAGAAGGCTGCTTCGTCTTCGCTCAAGATCAGGTGTTTAGTTCTCCATCCACGGCAGCAGGTGTTGTCTTGGGGCGGACGGCGAACGGACGTATTGAATGGAAAACCAAGGATGGAAAGACACTGAAACAGCTTCAAGGGGAAGCCACCGAATCAAGCGAAGAAGATTGA
- a CDS encoding DUF262 domain-containing protein, translating to MARIENYKYSIEEAFRECFYVVPDYQREYVWTDKEVQQLLDDIDDQIESGSDKEYFVGMILVSPGSHKNQFEVIDGQQRLTTFFLLLCAMRHRFKDSPQHFQLVNGLISTSYATKTGDIETSLKLEPRYENADELMNCLVAENDVPEKVSMTVQQSGIARFGSLDNLLNAYGTVYRYLLDNYEDEPKLKKLWGYLANNVVFIQISTDVSSALKIFETINERGVGLNPMDLLKNLLFTQVDQNDFTKLKNEWKKITAPLERAKEKPLRFLRYFLMANYKIRNKDQIVREDEIYDWFVEKDNAELCRYKEKPFEFVRKIIRNVESYLAFSSGQGNDGQTNVPMANLKRLCGGAFSLHYVLLLAVANFPKPLFDHFVEQLESFLFYYIFTKTPTRELERSFSMWADELRQIAELKDESEQKKQLNEFIEKRFQASMASKTAELMDALKRYTIRSMQQYRTRYLLAKLTQHVDMAYMGVKTAGSLDDYMALEIEHILPNTPEAELRQSFSAANPEANYDEYKNRLGNFTLLEKPINIVAGNDFFEDKKPEYKKCKHYLTTSIVELSTVGKNSSINRINESLKSFTDWSASTIDERQAMLAELVKDVWKTSLVEA from the coding sequence ATGGCAAGAATCGAGAACTACAAGTACAGCATTGAAGAAGCATTCCGGGAGTGCTTCTATGTCGTGCCGGATTACCAGCGTGAATATGTCTGGACGGACAAGGAAGTCCAGCAACTTCTGGACGACATCGATGACCAGATCGAGTCTGGCTCCGATAAGGAATACTTCGTCGGCATGATCCTCGTCTCTCCTGGTTCCCATAAGAATCAGTTCGAGGTCATCGACGGACAGCAGCGCCTTACGACATTCTTCCTCCTTCTGTGCGCAATGCGGCACCGTTTCAAGGACAGTCCTCAGCACTTTCAACTTGTGAATGGGCTGATCTCAACGAGCTACGCCACGAAGACCGGCGACATCGAAACCAGCCTAAAACTGGAGCCCCGCTACGAGAACGCTGATGAGTTGATGAACTGCCTTGTGGCCGAAAATGATGTTCCCGAAAAGGTTTCGATGACTGTCCAGCAATCCGGGATTGCTCGGTTCGGCTCGCTCGACAATCTGCTGAACGCTTACGGAACTGTTTATCGCTACTTACTCGACAACTACGAGGACGAACCGAAGCTGAAGAAGCTCTGGGGATATCTTGCGAACAATGTCGTGTTCATCCAGATTTCGACGGATGTCAGCAGTGCCCTCAAAATCTTCGAGACGATCAATGAGCGAGGCGTCGGTCTGAACCCAATGGACCTGCTCAAGAACTTGCTGTTCACGCAGGTTGACCAGAATGACTTCACGAAGCTCAAGAACGAGTGGAAGAAAATCACTGCTCCGTTGGAAAGAGCGAAGGAGAAGCCGCTTCGGTTCCTGCGTTATTTCCTGATGGCGAACTACAAGATTCGCAACAAGGACCAGATTGTTCGTGAAGATGAGATTTACGACTGGTTCGTCGAGAAGGACAATGCCGAACTGTGCAGGTACAAGGAAAAGCCTTTCGAGTTCGTGCGCAAAATAATTCGCAACGTCGAGAGCTACCTCGCCTTTTCATCTGGCCAAGGCAATGACGGCCAGACCAACGTGCCAATGGCAAATCTGAAAAGGCTCTGCGGCGGGGCATTCAGTTTGCACTACGTCTTGCTCCTGGCCGTGGCCAATTTCCCAAAGCCGTTGTTCGACCATTTTGTAGAGCAACTGGAGAGCTTCCTGTTCTACTACATCTTCACGAAGACTCCCACTAGAGAACTGGAACGCAGCTTCTCGATGTGGGCGGATGAGTTGCGACAGATTGCTGAACTGAAGGATGAATCGGAGCAGAAAAAGCAGCTTAACGAGTTCATCGAGAAGCGGTTCCAGGCAAGCATGGCATCCAAGACCGCCGAACTCATGGACGCCCTAAAGCGGTACACGATTCGGTCGATGCAACAATACCGAACTCGTTATTTGCTCGCAAAACTGACTCAGCATGTGGACATGGCGTACATGGGAGTCAAGACGGCGGGGTCGCTCGACGACTACATGGCGTTGGAGATCGAACACATCCTGCCAAATACGCCGGAGGCCGAACTGCGACAGAGTTTCAGTGCAGCCAACCCTGAAGCCAATTATGACGAATACAAAAACAGACTCGGCAACTTCACGTTGCTGGAGAAGCCAATCAACATCGTTGCTGGGAACGACTTCTTCGAGGATAAGAAACCCGAATACAAGAAGTGCAAGCATTACCTTACGACCAGCATCGTCGAACTCAGTACGGTCGGAAAAAACTCCAGCATCAACCGCATCAACGAAAGTCTGAAGTCATTCACTGACTGGTCGGCAAGCACCATCGATGAACGACAAGCAATGTTAGCCGAACTAGTGAAGGACGTTTGGAAGACATCGTTGGTTGAGGCTTAG